The region ATAATGAGCTCTTCGATAGCTCTCATATCACAAGGTTTTGCTGTTACTGCTACTTTCTTATCAAACAGGTACTTTTGAACAAGGTCACCAATCATTGTAGGAGCGCAGTGATAGGAACCTGCAGTTTTCATCAAATCTTCTGAATTTGTTACGAAAGTTGGTACTCCGTCATAAACATCATCACAAGGACTTATCGCTAAAACTCCATCGACAATTTCTTCATCAAGCAAATATTTAAGAATGCTGGTTACAGCCCCTCCACATTCGCCTGCTTTATGAATATCTTCATTTTGAGATTTTGCTAAAACATAACTCATATAATCACCCGATTATCCATTTAATTTTTCAATTACCTCAATTTCACTTAAAACATCAGATTCAATTGCAGCATTGAAAGATTGGGTTTCACCCATTGCATTTACAAATGATCCATCTTTTTCAAGCCATGTTTTAATAGGAACGACAATGTCTGAAATTTCAGTTGTCTTGCTTTCACATGGAGCAAAGCTGATAATCTTTGATATTTTTGAAAAATCATATTCCAATTCATCAGCAATGTCATCGTTGAATACTAAAAGAACTTTAGTATTATCCAATAGTTCAAACATTTCATCTTTAGATTTAGGTTCTAATAAGCTTAAAGCACCTTTAGAATTGGATTTACTGAATACTGGTAACAATTTACAGCCTAGTGCATCAATTTTATCCAAATCATCAGAAGTATCAATTTGATTGAATATCAATACTGATGATTCATCGATGTTATCTTTAGCAGCGTCCAAAAATTCTGCTACAGAATCATTGAAACATTCATCTGCAATGTTGAAAGTCACTGAAGCTTCAGCATTTACAAATGCGAATATTTTTGCACCATTTTGTTTTGCATGGACAATTCTTCTTCCGATCAAAGGATTTTCGTATAATAAATCGCCGATTACAAAAATCTTTTCTGCATTTTCAACATCATCATAAGAAGCAACTTCATCATAATTTTTCAGGTTATCTGCATAAAATCCAATATTATATCCTTTAGATTCTGCAAATTCTTTTATTGCTTCAATTTCACCTACACCACTGTTACCAGAACAAATTACAGTGACATCAGAAGCTGAGCTTAATTCTTTTGAAACATCTGCAATTAAAGCATCAGCATCAACATCACCAAACTTGTTTTTATAACAATCAATGGAATTTCTTCCATTTAAACAATTTTTACCTGCATTTACAGGATGTCTTTTATAAGGAAAAGTTCCCACAATTTCTCCATCATTCAAAACAACATTAATGCCACAACCTACACTACATGAAGGACATAATGTGTGCTTAATCTCCAACATATCATATCACCAAAAAAAATCAGTTAAAAAAAGTATTAGAAATTCCCCCAAACAAAATATATAAATTTTGTTCAAATCTATACGAATAAAATATATAACTTAAAATAAAAATTTTGTTCAAATGTATACGAATAAAATTTTCTACTACTTATTTAACTATTTTATTAATACAATTATTCAAAATTATTCAATTAAATTAATTAATCAAATAATCCAATAATAGATTTATTAATATAGTATATAAATCTTTTCATAATATCTGAGAGATATAAATCCGTTAAAATATAAATAACAAGTTATTTAAATTTAAAAAAATAAAAAACAAAAAATAAATGTCTTAAATTAAATATAAGCAAAATATAATTTATTATTAAATAAAATAACGTCAATGCTTAAAAAAAGCAAAAAAGTTAATAGTCATGATTAATAATTATAAATATTAATAAAAAATCGAAAATTAATACAACTGAAAGAAAATCAAATATCATCTATTTTTTACAGAATTTCTGAAAAATTCACAAAAAATATAACAAAATATAAAAAATAAATATGAGAGAAATTATGCACTTCTCTCAAGAACAAAATCTGCAATGTTTTCAAGTACCTGTTTAGATGAAGAATCATCCAATATTTCGAGTACTTCTTTAGCTTTAACAACAGATTCTTGTGCCAAATTGCGAGCATATTCAATAGCTCCACAATTTGTTAAAATTTCAATTGCTTCATCTATCT is a window of uncultured Methanobrevibacter sp. DNA encoding:
- a CDS encoding molybdopterin-dependent oxidoreductase — its product is MLEIKHTLCPSCSVGCGINVVLNDGEIVGTFPYKRHPVNAGKNCLNGRNSIDCYKNKFGDVDADALIADVSKELSSASDVTVICSGNSGVGEIEAIKEFAESKGYNIGFYADNLKNYDEVASYDDVENAEKIFVIGDLLYENPLIGRRIVHAKQNGAKIFAFVNAEASVTFNIADECFNDSVAEFLDAAKDNIDESSVLIFNQIDTSDDLDKIDALGCKLLPVFSKSNSKGALSLLEPKSKDEMFELLDNTKVLLVFNDDIADELEYDFSKISKIISFAPCESKTTEISDIVVPIKTWLEKDGSFVNAMGETQSFNAAIESDVLSEIEVIEKLNG